Part of the Impatiens glandulifera chromosome 8, dImpGla2.1, whole genome shotgun sequence genome is shown below.
ATGTTGCcagcaggggcggagccaggatgaaaaattacctggtGCTGACTCCAACTTGTATCTCAGATTTAAGTTTCTATGTTCcgttttttttcaataaaattttcacgattattagaagatggaaactcgtcatgccctctcaatgcacacgtttccaaagtgagccaccgagtgctttcaataaTTGTTGTAaaccgtaatctgttattttgtttttcatctgaagactgtgcattaagtactttgtcaatatgatgaggatattcattagattatcaagatattcaagtgccctattatgtggtgaaatattatatcctatatgcataacaaaaaaacatatatcctcatcattaactcgttttcaatatttgaatccatctattgtaaatgtaggtttttggggttgcttatgttaaaataagaaacatgggaaacaaaaagcagcatctttcaaaagagagtattctaaccaagtaaatttcttaaaccaatgactttggaatcgtcgattttgatttccaaatttggtcggcggatactcatccttaataggtttaTATGACCttatcttgatataagctcgtctattAAAAGGATAATTCTATATCAGAATacgtaatgttggatcaagtttaagagaacttacatcaacatcaattctaggagatttgttaagttcttgagtagggatatcaaattctttattttaacttgtttattaatattaatttatatttttcttaaaattttttgaaatagtttaaaattaagaaatataaaacactattattattattttcatttttatattttacccttataaataatttgtattattaattatattgaaataaataaaaaataatgtataattattatataaatataattttaaaataaataatattattatatgatttacaaaattttatatataaataaaataagttaaagatGAGGCCAGGGTTTGATCACGTAGCCAACTAGGCTAAGACTCATatgtcaaacaaatatataaaaagaattattttagcattttaatttaggtggggctgagCTCACCCTAGCCCATGGGTGGCTCCGCTCCTGGTTGCCAGGATTAaaaggttatttttttaaaaaattgagggctagttatttttggaattgtttatgttttaaaatccTTCTATATTTAAGTATAGTGCTCATATGGTCACCAGGAATTGGTTGCGAAAGGCATTCGAATTTATTGAGAAAGCCCAATATTGAGCCTTTTTTACTCATTGTAGGGGTTATATACGATTCATTTAACCCCATGAATCATTAGACTAAGTTGAGGCATGAGGGGTCTTTATTACTTTgatctcaaataatttattttatttatttaagccctcttaattaatttgggataaaataaacacaaaatttatcttaaattatttattttgtcttatcttaattttaatttaattgggattaattatcttaataattatcttaatggattattttgattttgccttaattttattttgaattcatttatttaaaataattatttaatattaataaattaggtTGGTGTAATTTTAATGATTACAGTTTGTTGTGATTATGCGAAATAATTCAAACGCTTATTAAGAGAAGAAGAAATGCATTATGataccaaaacaaaacaaaaatagcTTAGGGACATCCCATGACAAACAAGATAAGGCCATCCAATTACTCAAatcagaaaaagaaaatcaaacgAATTAGATATGCACACTCAAACTAACTGAATATCATGTTAGTATTTTTTTGTATAAcctatcattttaataaatataatgcaTGAGTGTGAGATTCTATGTTAGAAGCAACTAGATAATATACTTAGACAAAAAAAATCCTCACTATAACAACATGTGTGCTCTAACTTATAAAAGAAAGAAGTACAAATTTTAGGTACACGAAAATagagataaaaattatatgtaaacTAAAACTAAATGTCTTCTAAACTAACAATAACAAATGAACATTTCAGGTGAACTAACTATATCAAATGGACATTTCTCGTCCTTCATCAAGAATTCTAGAACGCCAGGACAAATATATGTTCAATAATTCAAAGAAATTAAGCtgtttcaaaaattaagttGTTTAAAAAATGAAGGTGAGCATAAAGATTTAACAAACTATAATTTGtctaaaataataatcacaCTTTACAACAACAAGTTGATACTCTAGGATTCAATGAGATGATGAGGATTAACAGAACATGATTGCAAGTTAGAAAAACCAATGactaaataacataaaaacaCAGTTTGTGTTCATTGatcagtatttttttttttttttacatgaaCTCATCCTTGaacattattttctctttaaattgtAGACATAAAAACACTATAAAAACATATCAAACATTAGAACctataataaaatgttttccgatatttatttttgaattatggAAAAGTAGCATGACATCAAACCACCATGATTTTCCGATTCTATTCAAAGCACTTCTAGTGTGAATCAAACTCTTTCGAGATTAATATACCAGATATAGAATAAGAATTGTGtgtaaataataagatttttggataaaattaattaatttcagataaaaataaatgagtgaagtataataagttttatagtaaaattaatataattcctGCACCACAAACAATAATTTGTAGACACCTGATAAAAAATGACACATAATGTTAGAACTCAAAACTGCATTCTAAAACTGTAGACAATATTATTATAGCAAATATTATTTCACCATCCTTTCAACTTAAAGTAGATAGTTGTTAGATTTTAGGATTGATAATAGTGTTATACTTAAGGTCACACCACATTTAGGTGAAGATGGTAGAGGACGATAATCAACTTTCATTCCGAGATAGTTTATTGAGTTCTACTTGTTGAAGCCAACTTTCATTTGGAGAGAAATTACTGAGTTCTACTTGCTGAAGCATTAAGTCTATACTAACCATAACAACATGGACATGattctaaatttttaattcaattatgtTCTAGTTGTATGCTCTGTCTCTCTGTCTAatgaataaaaaacatttttattttacctAATTAGAATGTACAAGTGGTTAATATTGAAGTTTATATATCTGTCGAGCCTCTTAAGAAGAATTTAATACTAAAACCAACTCtgaaatttaacataaatttgtATAGATAATATTTAATACTTGGATAAAATAGATGGATGagaatatatttaagaatttataCCTGGTGGAGGGTTTATTGCAACTTTTAGGTTACAATTGACTTacattaaaaagaattaataaaaagaatagcATCAAGATTGTAATCATACAATTATTGATTATCAGAAATTGAAAAGGCTAAAGGAAAATGAGCTGCACTCACTCCTCTGTTGCatacacataaattataaatctacctaaaaaatattattttcatataaagtCAACAATTATCAAAATGCAATGCAATAACTATAATAATACCAACTTAATATTTCTTAGGATAAGCAACAAAATTCATTACTAATAAGATAAAATTGTTAATACCAACTTAATATTTCttagataagaaataaaatccattatcaataaaattaaattgagaaTAGTAACTTAAATTGTTGCAGTAATGCAAGGATAGAATGTAATGCCACATCCAATCCTTTGATGCGCCATTCCTCTAGGAAGTGTAGACCTTGAAACTTGCAACCATTCTTTCTTTGAAACATCATAAGTAACCAACATGTTCATTTTTCCGAATCTAAACCACATCAAGATCAAGTCTTCGTTACCTACACCAATCATGTTAGTGTTCTTCCGATACAATTCCATGCACCACTCCCTTGGCATTGTGTCGACTTCTTTCCACTGTAAAGTTGTTTTTTCTAACTCCCAAATGCAAATAGAAGCACACGATTTTAAGTCCCTCACTTTTGAACCAACAAGCATGATTCGTCCCCCACATTCAACGATAAATCGATCAGCATTAAAAGTATAAGGATTCGGGACTAAGATATGATTCCAAATGCCAGACAAGATATTGTAAGAGACCATACCATCTGGAATCGAACACATAAAGTAGAGACAACCCTTGACAAAGATAGCTTGCGAACGCATGTTCAAAATCAATGGCAATGACATGCTCGCCGGCATGGCTCCCGATTTGTACCACGCATTCTCAATTGAGTCAAAAATTATGTACCGACCATTGCAACTGAAGTAGAGAATCTTGTAGCCCTCGGATAAGGATTTTCCATTCATCCACATTCCAACTGTTACTCCAGACCAACCCATGTTTGACCAAAACGGAAGCTCCTTGAGTGTTTGAGTTAGCGGGTTACCCACGAACAAACGCGTATGATTATCATTCGTAAAACAAACAATACCGCCAACAGAAGCTATAGGGAAGATAACCAACTTCTCTTGGAAAGAATGGATTTTTGAACGATGCCATTTGTTCGAGGAGGGATCGTACATGGCTGCAGTGTTTACATTGTTTTCGGTGATAGTGTAGAACCAAGGTTGAGTGATGGAAAGTTTGGCATATCGTTCACGAAAGGTATGGGAAGTCAACATGGTGTTCCACTTTCTACTTACCGAAAGGAAACGAAAGACGGTAACGATAGGTAATCTTGCCCCAACGACTTCAAAGAGGTCTTCCGGGAATTTTCCCCATATCTTTGGTGACATTTCATTAGACGAACACAAGCTCAACTTATTTCTTCTTACTTTCCTAGTAGGAGTTTCGTCGGACTCCATCTCTACGAGAGCAGCTgcaaaagataaataaataatctaaattaaaaaaatatatatatatatatatattataattctttaaaacaaatatgagaATTGGAATTGAACAACAGAATCCTATTTCTAATTTACCCTAAATAAACATAacttaacattaaaaaaatgataataagatttatttacaatatattCAAGGATCTATACAAGATAGATATGACACAATCACATACCATAAATGTTTTCAAACACTAAGACGTCAATATATGATTAAGTCAAATTAGTATGATAAAAGAATTACACTCTCAATGCTTTTATTTTGAATcaaccaaaataatttatttgggatcaCTTCAATAGTTAATGTTAAGGGATCCTTCATTTCATTATGACAATGCAGGTCTTTGATAACAATGACTAACACCTAACAATCAAAAGACAATGCAATTCTTTTCAAATACATACTTGGGGGATTGGAAAcctaaaaacataatatttattctaCTCAATATCCAACAAGAAGAagatttgttaatttttttggtTGAAGAAGTCATTCCATTAAGTTAGTGTTTGTCgagttattaataaatttgtccTTTTAGGAATcagttttgtttaatttagttttttttcatgTAACCAGTAACATCACTAAGTTAGTAGTGATTCCTATATTTCTACTTTTCTAAGTAAACACCACTAAATTAGTACTGGTTCCTATTTTACTGTTTTTGTAAGTGTATAAATAATCGTCTCTTTTCAGCCAATAAAAAACAAGGAAACATGCTACTTTTTGTATTCGTGACAAAATATTATCCCTTCTTTAAGGATGATTCATACATCGATATTTAGGTTGACCTTCATGCCTTACCTTCCGCTCGAATCACACCAGAGAGGAATATGAGGGAATTAAAAAGTAGGCTTAACcttgaatattattttagaaaaggtTTTCTTGTTGTAGAAAACGAAAATGACATTTTCTCAAAAATTTGCTCGTCTCAAAGTCTTTAAGATCAATGTCTTACCTTCCTCTTGAATCTCGAGTTGCATGAGGAACCGAATTAGGATGCTTAGACttgagttttgttttaaaacaaATGTCAATTTTCTAGCTCATTTAAGAGTCGCAACTTAGTTTGCTCCGAGAGAAactaagaaaaaacaaattttaaaattcttttgggCTTAGTACTTGGCGACATGTGGGAAGGGTCTTGGCATTATGGAGCACACCTGTCTAGATGGACGGTCTCTACTATAAAATAATTGGTCtttcaaaacgtgaaaaattaTGACACCTTTTGTTTTGATTCTAAACCTATGGCAACATCAACTAATCTCGTGTACTTTGAATGTTGTAAAGAGTGCAACATAGAGAGTTGCAATGGATTTTGAGATTCccgttataaaaataaataatacttggTAGTTTACCAACTCATGCAAATAAGGTGATAGTAAAATGggtttacaaaataaatttgattaaaaatagaGAAGTGGAGAAGAAGCTCAAAACCCATTTGGTAGAAAATGGTTACACTTAAGAGCATATAGTGGATCATGAAGAAGTATTTGCTCCTGTGACACGACATACTTGGAGACAATGAGAATGGTGATCTCTTTGCAACACAAAAGTAATTGAACATATTTCAGCTTGATATTAAGTCATCTTTTATAAATGGAGATCTCAGTGAAGAAGTTTTTATAACACAACCACCTTGCTATGTGGtaaaaggagaagaagaagataaagtcTACAAACTAAAGAAAACTCTATATGAACTCAAGCAAGTTCCACGAGCCTAATATAGTCGCATAAAATTAGCAGAGAAGGTCTTCTTCGATGTCCTTATGAATATACACTTTTTTGTCAAGATGGGAGGTGAATGTAAAATTATCATCGTCTGTATCTATGTTGATGATCTCATATTTACTAGTAATGAAGAAGTGATGTTTAACAAATTCAATAGTTCAATGATGCAAGAATTCGACATGACATACCTTGGacatataaagtatttttttggGATATAAGTGATGTAGAAGAAAGAATGCATTTTTATAGGGAGATGATCTTTTGTACCACAATATAAACCCACTCATGTACCATAAGACAAAAATCTTTAAAGTTTTAAGATTGAGAGAGAAGATTTTTGCCTTAGGGTACATGAGAGGTCTTTGTTTTGGTACAGCATATCCCCTCccatttttatacataaaaaaagtACATATAAGAGTTACTAAAGAAATTTTGAATGTCTAATTTCAATGCAATTCATAATTCAATTGTTCCTGATTCTCAACTTACTAAAGATGAGAGTGAAAATAAGGTTATAACAGttaatataaatagttaattggCAGTCGCATGCATCCTACAACAACTCGACCTGATATTATGTTTGTTGTAAGCCAACATACTCGATATATGGAATGTCCTACAGAACTTAATCACAATTCAATAAAAAGAGTATTATGATACTTGAAAGGGTTGTATGATTATGGTATTATCTACAAAAAGGAAGGAGATGTAAAGCTTGAAAGCTACACAGATAGTGACTATGGTAGTGATTTGGACGATTGTAAGGGTACATCATGATATGTTTCTCAGCTGGATTATAATGTTGAATCTTGGTTATCAAAGAAGCATAAAATTGTTACATTGTCTACAACTGAAGCACGATTTGTTGCAACAGCTTCAGCAATAACTCAAGCAATCTGGTTACAAAAAATTCTACTGTGTATCTTCTTCATATAAAGAATGATGAGTGCTTGTGATAATAGTTTAAGCATTGCTTTTTCTAATAATCAATTTTTACATGGTCTTACAAaatttattgatgttaggttttatattctttcataatattattaaagaaatagtTGTTATATTAACTCATTGTTCCAGTCAAAATCAAGTTGCAAATATAAtgactaaaccacttaaactaAATGTGTTTGTGAGGCTTAGATGCTTTCTCAATATGTGTTTTGTATCAGTTCTAAACCGAATTCCATTATTCAATTTAAGGGAGGAAATGTTGAAGTGGTCAGTCCAATATGTTAGTGATAATTGAGTTTTTAACATGTATGTTATTTTAggaattattatgtttaatttagtttattttcgATGTAACCAGTAATACCACTAAGTTAATAGTGTTTCATATTTTTCTGTTTTTGTAAGGCTATAAATAGTCATATCTATTCAGCTATTGAATAACAATTAATATAGACATTTTCTATACATTCTTATATGAGTAATATAGACATTTTCTATACATTCTTATATGGTACATGATGTAAGATCAATTTTTCATAAACTATTTATAATCCGTCAAAGAGATATAAATGACGAGCAAACAGATAAGAACAAGGTAAATCTAGCATCAAATCGTTGGAGATGATATCAAAATTTGTGTTTTGAACAAACATAGGAAAAAGTATAGAGATGCGATTAAAATACACAATTTGGATAGTCAAAGAAAACAGATAAGAACAAGCATAGAAAAAAGTACCTATCACACAACGGCGGTAGAATTGACaaaggatgaagatgaagagaagcTACTAGAGGAATCGAATGAAATGACGAGAAAAGAACAATTAGAGAAAATGGACAATCAGGAGACCTAGTATCAAAATCAGTAGAGATTCTATCAGAGTCGGCCTCGAACATTGGGCTGCCCCTGCCCCTGCCCCTGTAAAAAAAAGGTCAACTTTGGGCTGCCCTAACCCTGGTAGAAAAAAGATcgatataattttgttttgttgtcctaagttaagtttaaaaatttgattaaaaaatgtttttgttaaGATTTGAACCATgacattataaattttttatctaGACCTACTAACTAAATTATAAcatttactatttttaataaatgggctgTACTGGGGAGTTACTAACTAAATTATAAcatttactatttttaataaatgggctgTACTGGGGAGTGGGCTGCTCTAGCCCAAGTGTTTGCCGGGTTTATTTCAGATTTGGATGTTATTCCGGATAAACGGGAAATCTGTCCCATGCTTCTGGGATTCATGAAAGAGAATCAACTAAAGTTAACAAGATATGAAAAATGACCTATCTTGCAGGGACAACGGATGAAACAACTATCTATGATGTGTCCTCAATTGAACCAAAAAAGAGGTTTGAAGATGAAAAAACTCAGACGAAGATGAAGAAATATAGGTAATATTTCTCCTCTTCCTCCACATTGTCTCCATAGGTGtttctttctcttttattaCGAAAGATACGCCTTCAATTCTGTTTaagtaacatattttttaatttgatttgtttcatacattactaatttttatatttttataatactaatatagaattttaaattttaaattatatatttttaaaatttcataaattaagtataataaaaattatattatatactatatcatattgtatacaaattataatttaaatgtataaatttataaaaaataattaaatctataatacattttataataaattataatattaataaaaataattaaagataaaaataaataaattaaacattaaattatattagtaaataataaaaaaaaagtatattaatttgaaaagttgAATAAAGCTCCCCcaatatatatttgacaaaacATTCTTTGatcaaaacattttattttaaagcattataactttttttttaatatattgatgaatcaaatttcataaatttcCCACCTTTTTAATTTCCTTAAACCAAATATTcctaaagataaataaaatatataaaatatgttcaATGTATTAAATACAAGTCTCTATAATTAACCCATCAATTCTCTCCCTACTAATTTGTTACTTATAactgtaaattatttttaacttaaacgtttttaaataaatattatttgattcttaaataaaaatgaaaggccgatcaaacttttatatatatatatatatatggttattCAGgtattataattaacaaataaattcgGGTTacttataataatcaaacaaatataattttaactaaaattcataaaaacGATGGGTATTTTATTagacaaataaaattaactcaaataattagagatgtaaaaaataaaagatgtaataacttatataaataaataatcattcatTTATACTCAACTAATCTTAACGataaataagacaaaatataaaacaaaaaaaaaatatgaatttattcatttactttaaaacacaataatttaaaaacatcaaAGGTTGAAAAGGGTGTAGGGTTTATGattcacacaaaaaaaaattatacaaaatcaTTGATCTACTTAAAATAGTAATATTGTATACTATCATACAAAACCAAATACACTTTTGGCGgtatttaattaacatatactGGCGCTTAACACTATGGAAACTATCACCAATGTTTAAAAATGCGTAGCCGGAAAGAGCGTTTGCATAACTACTTGTGTCATTTATGCATCGCCATAAGCTATTTTattgtgatttatttttaattgattttattttcaaaaattatttgtagcgttttttttctattttttgttttgggaAGAAGAGTTTAAAATGaccatttataaatattaatttctcaatgcaaatataataacaaaaattcaaattatctcatacttataattataatgaaagGGAATACTAAAACAAAAAAGTGTTACGACCACCTTTCAAAAAACTTCATATAACCTTTAAAATCATCGCTAAAAATATCACCGACGCATATTTCTTGCTTCGTTAAAAGCAGGGTCATGCAATTTTAACGATATTTATTTGAGCGTCGATACCTAGATAGCATTTCTACActacaaaataatatacaattcaCATGTTGGAGACCATTTTCGATATTGTAAAGAATCAAAACTGATAATTAAATAGTTCATTATACTACTACAACAAAACACACTTTCAACAACTATTATATGccaacatatattaaataaaattaaaaggaaaTTTTTTTTGCCAACcatttatatctataaaatcacctttattttttatatacaaaatttgtttaaattttataatttaactattctaaattttaatattttttaagttttattttaactttataaataatttatttcactattttaattttttaaaattaaatttgacataaaaaattttaacattaaaatttaattcataagttttaaaatttaatacttttatagaattactatttttttttattaagatttgtctattatttaactatatttaaatttaattaaattaaaagtaaaaaataataaaaaccaaaagtaaattaattaaacattatattatatttaagaataaaaatttaccttatatatatattttaaaattaggaatcagttttatatatttagaaaagtCCAACCATGTGTTGTTCAGCGGAGCCTATAAGAAGCCTAACTCATTTTTTTCGACACAGAACAATTCATTCTAACCTAAAAAATCCATCGCTTAATCAATAAGACTATCATCCTTTGACTCTCCACAATCAATTGTAAAATAGCCCTGACTCTCCACAATCTATCGCGAAACATTCTTCTCCGCAACCAGGTCTTAATGCCTATCATCGTCACAATTGAATGATTACGGTTAGATGTTTATTGAATTCTTCATATCTTGTCTCAcgtttataaaaaaactaaatatatgcCTAACAAGTTGTTTACATACTTTAAGAATGAAGTATTTATATGATAGGATTCTTTTACTTTATATCTCAAAATAGTAAATTAGATACAAAGAAACTATGCAAATCATGAGCTTGTATTTGTTGATTCACTCTGTCCTAAACCAAACAAATGATGAACACTTACCTTCACTAAGTTGGAATGGTGGCTATAGTCTTTCCTACATTTTAACTTAACcatgaaaaatatgtatatagTGTTCTAATATTTGAAAAAGGTACTATATGCAATCAGTAACCGAGAGAAATGTGTATACTAATGTTGTTCTGCCTCTGAAACCCACATTTTGATTTTGACAAATCAAGCTTCAGCCTTATTATCATAAACTACCATATGTGAAAACGAAAAAAATTCTATTGAGAACTTGCATGATAAGAAACTCAAATCaatcctttattttatttttgtttcctTGTCAATTATTCAAGCATATTCTTTTCTCTAGCACTATAGGAAAATGGATCAACTCAAGTTCATTTCTCtaagattttttgaaatatgaatGACAAACACAACTTATTTTCATTAGAAAATGTGTGAATAGGAGAATGTTCCTTTCAAGTGAAttcttttttctattattatatgtgaATCATGCCATGTTATTGTTGATGATAATAGGAATCTCAATTGACTCAAAGAGAATGGACTAATTGGATTACTTCCAAG
Proteins encoded:
- the LOC124913266 gene encoding F-box only protein 6-like → MESDETPTRKVRRNKLSLCSSNEMSPKIWGKFPEDLFEVVGARLPIVTVFRFLSVSRKWNTMLTSHTFRERYAKLSITQPWFYTITENNVNTAAMYDPSSNKWHRSKIHSFQEKLVIFPIASVGGIVCFTNDNHTRLFVGNPLTQTLKELPFWSNMGWSGVTVGMWMNGKSLSEGYKILYFSCNGRYIIFDSIENAWYKSGAMPASMSLPLILNMRSQAIFVKGCLYFMCSIPDGMVSYNILSGIWNHILVPNPYTFNADRFIVECGGRIMLVGSKVRDLKSCASICIWELEKTTLQWKEVDTMPREWCMELYRKNTNMIGVGNEDLILMWFRFGKMNMLVTYDVSKKEWLQVSRSTLPRGMAHQRIGCGITFYPCITATI